A window of Drosophila subobscura isolate 14011-0131.10 chromosome E, UCBerk_Dsub_1.0, whole genome shotgun sequence contains these coding sequences:
- the LOC117890333 gene encoding glycerol-3-phosphate dehydrogenase, mitochondrial, producing the protein MAKFIQMAVTFGSSKLANSNYRFDDVSPGAEQIPQMKRELPTRKMCLDAFKSNHYDVLIIGGGAVGAGCALDAATRGLKTALVEGDDFGSGTSSKSSKLLHGGFRDLEQAIRRFDRAAFRRVQRSLMERSKIGNLAPHLNQPVPIMLPIHHWWQAPLYYLELRLYHMLAPKGTKDFQYVSADEAVDIFPMMRRGDLFGAFVFYERQYDDARMCLSVALTAARYGADICNHMKVERLLKNKDGNIGGAQAVDQLAGKSYTIRAKVVINATGHLSDSVRLMEDPMAEQLCTSSWGSIAVFPRFYCPQHVGVFDPHTKDGGSIFFLPWQGHTLVGTSNEACDVPGNKAALCAPPQPSEREVQCLLEGIRHFVSPSFDVRRCDVLAVWGGFKAMPVESAALNNTPLRNHVVNLGPRNMVSIVGGTWSSFRMLAEKAVNAAIKYGNIDALRPRSVTADTCKLDGANGWTPRMFIRLVRDFGMERDVAEHLSNTYGSNAFKVAVNASNSGKGWPIVGKRLHSEFPYIEADVKQGVRDYACTLVDMVARRLRVAFLNVQVADEILPQVANVMGRELKWSSERKAKEIDDARRFLSTQMGQLSGDPVQLSVPIKMSVRQVHKYVTHFRTLDENNTGYVTISNCCKAMKAMGVKEVPVDLMHNVLRDIDCHAQGKVNLYEFLLLMSAVVQGDTEYLRYAKICMDQKLVSVSNQQPRAVPVERACGGP; encoded by the coding sequence ATGGCCAAGTTTATTCAGATGGCAGTGACGTTTGGCAGCTCCAAGTTAGCCAACAGCAATTACAGATTTGACGATGTGTCGCCCGGAGCGGAGCAGATTCCACAGATGAAGCGGGAACTGCCCACGCGTAAGATGTGCCTTGACGCGTTCAAATCGAACCATTACGATGTCCTCATCATTGGCGGCGGCGCAGTGGGAGCTGGCTGCGCACTGGACGCGGCCACCCGTGGCCTCAAAACGGCCCTGGTCGAGGGGGACGACTTTGGCAGCGGAACGTCTTCCAAGTCCAGCAAACTCTTGCACGGCGGCTTCAGGGACTTGGAACAGGCAATAAGGCGCTTCGATCGAGCAGCCTTTCGACGCGTGCAGAGGTCTCTGATGGAACGAAGCAAAATTGGGAATCTGGCGCCGCATCTTAACCAGCCAGTGCCGATCATGCTTCCAATACATCATTGGTGGCAGGCCCCGCTCTACTACCTGGAGCTTAGACTCTACCACATGCTGGCTCCCAAGGGAACAAAAGACTTCCAGTACGTCAGCGCCGACGAGGCCGTGGATATATTTCCAATGATGCGAAGAGGCGATCTCTTTGGAGCATTCGTTTTCTACGAGCGACAGTACGACGATGCGCGCATGTGCCTCTCAGTGGCACTCACGGCTGCCCGCTACGGAGCTGACATCTGCAACCATATGAAAGTGGAGAGGCTGCTCAAGAACAAGGATGGAAATATTGGCGGGGCCCAGGCCGTGGACCAGCTAGCGGGCAAGTCGTACACGATCAGGGCGAAGGTCGTCATAAATGCCACCGGCCACTTGAGCGACAGCGTGCGCCTGATGGAGGATCCGATGGCAGAGCAGCTATGCACCAGCAGCTGGGGCTCTATTGCCGTCTTTCCGCGCTTCTACTGCCCGCAGCATGTGGGCGTGTTTGATCCGCACACAAAGGACGGTGGATCGATATTCTTCCTTCCCTGGCAGGGCCACACTCTCGTGGGAACCAGCAACGAGGCCTGCGATGTGCCCGGAAATAAGGCCGCGTTGTGTGCCCCGCCGCAGCCGTCGGAGCGAGAGGTGCAGTGCCTGTTGGAGGGAATCCGGCACTTTGTCAGCCCCAGCTTTGATGTGCGCCGGTGCGACGTTCTTGCAGTGTGGGGCGGCTTCAAGGCAATGCCCGTGGAATCGGCTGCGCTGAATAACACCCCATTGAGGAATCATGTCGTCAATCTGGGTCCCAGGAACATGGTGTCCATTGTGGGCGGCACTTGGTCTTCGTTTCGCATGCTGGCCGAAAAGGCGGTCAACGCTGCCATTAAGTACGGCAACATAGACGCTCTCCGGCCTCGCTCGGTGACGGCGGACACTTGCAAGCTGGATGGTGCCAATGGCTGGACCCCGAGAATGTTCATACGGCTGGTGCGGGACTTCGGTATGGAGCGCGATGTCGCCGAGCATCTCTCGAACACGTACGGCTCCAATGCCTTCAAGGTGGCCGTCAACGCCTCGAATAGCGGAAAGGGGTGGCCCATTGTCGGCAAGAGGCTGCACTCGGAGTTTCCCTACATAGAGGCCGATGTGAAGCAAGGCGTGAGAGACTATGCGTGCACACTGGTGGACATGGTGGCCCGTCGGCTGCGCGTGGCATTCCTCAATGTGCAGGTGGCCGATGAGATCCTGCCGCAGGTGGCGAACGTAATGGGCCGCGAGCTGAAGTGGTCCAGCGAGCGAAAGGCCAAGGAGATTGACGATGCGCGCAGATTCCTCAGCACCCAAATGGGCCAGCTGAGCGGGGATCCCGTCCAGCTCAGTGTTCCCATCAAGATGTCCGTTCGGCAGGTACACAAATATGTCACCCATTTCCGAACCTTGGACGAGAACAACACCGGCTATGTAACGATCAGCAACTGTTGCAAAGCGATGAAGGCGATGGGAGTCAAGGAAGTGCCCGTCGATCTGATGCACAACGTTCTGCGCGACATCGACTGCCACGCTCAGGGCAAGGTCAATCTGTACGAGTTCCTTCTGCTCATGTCAGCCGTGGTACAAGGGGATACTGAATACCTGCGCTACGCCAAGATATGCATGGACCAAAAGCTCGTGTCTGTGAGCAACCAGCAGCCCCGTGCAGTGCCAGTGGAGCGAGCATGCGGTGGACCCTAA
- the LOC117890878 gene encoding zinc-type alcohol dehydrogenase-like protein C1773.06c isoform X1 has product MPVDICSQPHNLHSSRSGTTDTSLSLNSLSLSSVLPPTDSDLHHTKHNMNKLCRQVSIESPGPGAKNCVFNFFVPIEDTPALGARIRIVCAGACYRRRDRSNSITSMSSVSSDLSDYCPSVNSMSSPAHQGIREGSFFPGFEVAGVIEALGSDVTETTNCGLRIGQRVIVYPFDETPAGYAELLVVPDLKHIVPIPDSLPMEVAAMLPTGALLAMNAVFKAQAVVTQILAQRASSDQKKNCKILIVGTGGLALWAVRIASYHFALAGADNVDITVASLRDEGFRLATEIKNVSVVQWNECLYEPQLIERTKDVCGGAVDVVIDFGTTSRSLHRSMHCLSKGGVVLISEEVAEKLLPKFSRLSNEYQQEITPISNGTAEQLAELVELVASKKIEPPPHSVFPCEQAAEVIQKLCNSEIPGRAILRFHDIE; this is encoded by the exons ATGCCGGTCGATATCTGCAGTCAACCACACAACTTGCATAGTTCAAGAAG CGGAACAACAGATACCTCGCTGTCTTTGAACTCATTATCCCTGTCGTCTGTTCTGCCGCCGACCGATTCAGATCTTCATCATACGAAACACAACATGAACAAATTGTGTCGCCAAGTGTCAATTGAGTCTCCCGGGCCGGGGGCTAAAAACTGCGTCTTCAACTTTTTTGTGCCTATCGAGGACACGCCAGCACTGGGTGCTCGGATCAGGATTGTGTGCGCCGGCGCGTGCTATCGTCGTCGGGATCGCTCCAACTCTATAACCAGCATGTCTTCAGTGTCCTCGGATTTGAGCGACTACTGTCCGTCGGTGAATTCTATGTCGTCGCCCGCTCACCAGGGCATTCGAGAGGGCTCGTTCTTTCCGGGCTTCGAGGTGGCTGGCGTAATTGAGGCACTGGGCTCGGATGTCACAGAGACTACCAACTGCGGCCTGCGTATCGGACAGCGCGTAATTGTCTATCCGTTCGATGAGACCCCCGCCGGCTATGCCGAACTTCTGGTTGTGCCCGACTTAAAGCACATCGTGCCCATACCCGACAGCCTGCCAATGGAAGTGGCGGCTATGCTGCCCACGGGCGCCCTGTTGGCCATGAACGCCGTCTTCAAGGCACAGGCGGTGGTCACACAGATCCTCGCTCAGCGCGCAAGCTCCGATCAAAAGAAGAACTGCAAAATCCTAATTGTCGGAACTGGCGGCCTTGCACTGTGGGCCGTGCGAATCGCTTCCTATCACTTTGCCTTGGCTGGCGCCGACAATGTGGACATCACAGTGGCCAGTCTTCGGGACGAGGGCTTCCGCTTGGCCACAGAGATCAAGAA TGTCAGCGTTGTCCAGTGGAATGAATGCTTGTATGAACCACAGCTCATTGAGCGCACCAAGGATGTGTGCGGTGGGGCCGTCGATGTGGTAATTGACTTTGGAACAACATCCAGAAGTCTCCACCGCTCCATGCACTGCCTATCCAAGGGTGGTGTGGTCTTGATCAGCGAAGAGGTGGCCGAGAAGTTGCTACCCAAGTTCTCCAGGCTCTCGAACGAGTACCAGCAGGAGATTACACCAATTTCGAATGGCACCGCCGAACAGTTGGCGGAACTTGTGGAGCTTGTGGCCAGCAAAAAGATTGAGCCGCCGCCACACTCAGTGTTCCCCTGCGAACAGGCCGCCGAGGTTATCCAGAAGCTGTGTAACTCCGAAATACCAGGACGCGCCATTCTCCGCTTCCACGACATAGAGTAG
- the LOC117890878 gene encoding zinc-type alcohol dehydrogenase-like protein C1773.06c isoform X2, translating into MNKLCRQVSIESPGPGAKNCVFNFFVPIEDTPALGARIRIVCAGACYRRRDRSNSITSMSSVSSDLSDYCPSVNSMSSPAHQGIREGSFFPGFEVAGVIEALGSDVTETTNCGLRIGQRVIVYPFDETPAGYAELLVVPDLKHIVPIPDSLPMEVAAMLPTGALLAMNAVFKAQAVVTQILAQRASSDQKKNCKILIVGTGGLALWAVRIASYHFALAGADNVDITVASLRDEGFRLATEIKNVSVVQWNECLYEPQLIERTKDVCGGAVDVVIDFGTTSRSLHRSMHCLSKGGVVLISEEVAEKLLPKFSRLSNEYQQEITPISNGTAEQLAELVELVASKKIEPPPHSVFPCEQAAEVIQKLCNSEIPGRAILRFHDIE; encoded by the exons ATGAACAAATTGTGTCGCCAAGTGTCAATTGAGTCTCCCGGGCCGGGGGCTAAAAACTGCGTCTTCAACTTTTTTGTGCCTATCGAGGACACGCCAGCACTGGGTGCTCGGATCAGGATTGTGTGCGCCGGCGCGTGCTATCGTCGTCGGGATCGCTCCAACTCTATAACCAGCATGTCTTCAGTGTCCTCGGATTTGAGCGACTACTGTCCGTCGGTGAATTCTATGTCGTCGCCCGCTCACCAGGGCATTCGAGAGGGCTCGTTCTTTCCGGGCTTCGAGGTGGCTGGCGTAATTGAGGCACTGGGCTCGGATGTCACAGAGACTACCAACTGCGGCCTGCGTATCGGACAGCGCGTAATTGTCTATCCGTTCGATGAGACCCCCGCCGGCTATGCCGAACTTCTGGTTGTGCCCGACTTAAAGCACATCGTGCCCATACCCGACAGCCTGCCAATGGAAGTGGCGGCTATGCTGCCCACGGGCGCCCTGTTGGCCATGAACGCCGTCTTCAAGGCACAGGCGGTGGTCACACAGATCCTCGCTCAGCGCGCAAGCTCCGATCAAAAGAAGAACTGCAAAATCCTAATTGTCGGAACTGGCGGCCTTGCACTGTGGGCCGTGCGAATCGCTTCCTATCACTTTGCCTTGGCTGGCGCCGACAATGTGGACATCACAGTGGCCAGTCTTCGGGACGAGGGCTTCCGCTTGGCCACAGAGATCAAGAA TGTCAGCGTTGTCCAGTGGAATGAATGCTTGTATGAACCACAGCTCATTGAGCGCACCAAGGATGTGTGCGGTGGGGCCGTCGATGTGGTAATTGACTTTGGAACAACATCCAGAAGTCTCCACCGCTCCATGCACTGCCTATCCAAGGGTGGTGTGGTCTTGATCAGCGAAGAGGTGGCCGAGAAGTTGCTACCCAAGTTCTCCAGGCTCTCGAACGAGTACCAGCAGGAGATTACACCAATTTCGAATGGCACCGCCGAACAGTTGGCGGAACTTGTGGAGCTTGTGGCCAGCAAAAAGATTGAGCCGCCGCCACACTCAGTGTTCCCCTGCGAACAGGCCGCCGAGGTTATCCAGAAGCTGTGTAACTCCGAAATACCAGGACGCGCCATTCTCCGCTTCCACGACATAGAGTAG
- the LOC117890594 gene encoding uncharacterized protein LOC117890594 produces MILFTMFIFIERLRFVLGLNWLLCMLIVEFLIIGLFALSAQTDWKNLLAWFFVCVLFTYLFILIGSVLPQDLTLNVVILFVVAFLFLSITVFMSMMHKIMDVPYSFYAYMILIGLIVLMFVMYHAQTINGGRFAEMRIQDYLLASLILFNDFIILYMLTIYPQVLNKTESSPTTTTAAYYYDDNGYEDDDIEEPAAPVSSTPEPTTRRKTRRPKTTPRSTPSKTRKTPKVTKPRTTRTSKITKPRTTPRSKPTKTKKTTKLRTTSTKATKKTTPPNETTTTDDDWANWG; encoded by the exons ATGATTCTCTTCACGATGTTCATATTCATCGAGAGGCTGCGATTCGTGCTCGGCCTAAACTGGCTGCTCTGCATGCTGATT GTGGAGTTTCTGATCATCGGACTATTCGCCCTTTCGGCCCAAACTGATTGGAAGAACTTACTCGCTTGGTTCTTCGTCTGTGTGCTCTTCACATATCTTTTCATACTAATCGGATCCGTTTTACCG CAAGACCTTACCCTGAATGTGGTAATTCTGTTTGTGGTGgccttcctcttcctctccatCACCGTCTTCATGAGCATGATGCACAAAATTATGGATGTGCCATATTCGTTTTATGCTTATATGATTTTAATTGGGCTCATTGTGCTGATG TTCGTGATGTACCACGCCCAGACAATTAATGGCGGCCGCTTTGCGGAGATGCGTATACAGGACTATCTGCTGGCATCGCTAATCCTCTTCAACGACTTCATCATCCTCTACATGCTAACCATCTACCCACAGGTCCTTAACAAAACAGAGTCATCCCCGACCACCACGACAGCTGCGTATTATTACGATGACAACGGCTATGAAGACGATGACATTGAGGAACCAGCTGCTCCAGTCTCAAGTACTCCGGAACCAACCACTAGAAGAAAGACTAGAAGACCCAAAACCACTCCCAGGAGCACACCAAGCAAAACTAGGAAAACACCCAAGGTCACAAAACCCAGAACCACTCGTACGAGCAAAATCACAAAACCAAGAACCACACCAAGGagcaaaccaaccaaaactaaaaaaaccactaagctAAGAACCACCAGTACGAAAGCAACTAAAAAAACTACGCCTCCAAATGAAACAACTACAACTGATGATGACTGGGCGAATTGGGGTTGA
- the LOC117890949 gene encoding origin recognition complex subunit 1, with protein sequence MVNKENAISSCQQVKWIGSHDPSKFVKNLEHKNVYFYEKCIYGPLTLTVGDYILVSNADAREPDTVDGCDVAKILHLYELREMTHKETCRAIVQWYSRPSAIPHKEFDADDIAIDFGVEVIEEHRPYDNDVALGAIYRKCLVLESTAQRSAEQILQSASRKVKSSGCPMFVSRYKFIKVKKLYRLIPLEIQLDEPEDKSSSRSRKSLSTGHNDTKKGSASARKAKLLAVAGEAATTEKRRRASVAAASSLEFVNVNYFSCENKVSPIKIVGGRSVVRLSEKKKTTAAEAEINANYLTASPLTEKNAKVETPKSRASAARRNLNLSLDRGADSTADSDCLNYSIVQQTPDPRTPSNDMKIKLRISERRKSVRLASIDHDPLSVDSDAKDTPATQGRKRLGVSNGDIYHTPTKKARDPLDTNAGAQLTPTTRRKSILKSATSRLAEGTPRRSIQLSNIVEQRVFKDDEIISTPKRGNKKKSTEDADADYSPRKSVQKTPTRPRRISASTKSTATPTHGTVAAAAAASAAPMTPSQKLKKIRSGELSPSMQQRSGKPVDDLLKSKLQLAREQLHVSVVPKSLPCREKEFENIYSFLEGKIQDQCGGCMYVSGVPGTGKTATVTGVIRTLQRLVAQDKLPGFDFLEINGMRLTEPRQAYVQIYKQLTGKTVSWEHAHALLEKRFTTPAPRRVTTVLLVDELDILCNRRQDVVYNLLDWPTKAAARLVVVTIANTMDLPERLLMGKVTSRLGLTRLTFQPYTHKQLQEIVTARLGGSEAFKGEAVQLVARKVAAVSGDARRALDICRRATEIADTAQDKCVTMLHVQQALGEMIASAKVQAIKNCSRLEQIFLQAVAAEVTRTGVEESTFMGVYTQVETIAAFMGVSLPPPGRALRLCAKLGAERLIISEHSRNDLFQKILLNVSTDDIHYALRVGEVASVN encoded by the exons ATGGTtaacaaagaaaatgcaattagttcTTGCCAGCAGGTGAAGTGGATCGGCAGCCACGACCCCAGCAAGTTTGTGAAAAATCTGGAGCACAAAAACGTGTACTTCTACGAAAAGTGCATTTACGGCCCATTGACACTAACAGTGGGCGACTACATATTGGTGTCGAATGCGGATGCGAGAGAGCCAGATACGGTCGACGGTTGCGATGTCGCCAAGATCCTTCATCTGTACGAGCTTCGCGAAATGACCCACAAGGAGACCTGTCGCGCAATAGTCCAGTGGTACTCACGCCCCAGCGCCATTCCCCACAAGGAGTTTGATGCAGACGACATTGCCATTGACTTCGGCGTGGAAGTGATCGAAGAGCATCGTCCCTACGACAACGACGTGGCCTTGGGGGCCATCTACCGAAAGTGTCTGGTACTGGAAAGCACAGCACAACGCTCTGCCGAGCAGATATTGCAAAGCGCTTCAAGGAAAGTGAAATCCTCTGGCTGCCCCATGTTTGTGAGCCGATACAAGTTCATCAAGGTAAAGAAGCTTTATCGCCTGATACCCCTGGAGATCCAGCTGGACGAGCCCGAAGACAAGTCGTCATCCCGGTCCCGGAAATCGCTGTCCACCGGCCACAATGACACCAAAAAGGGATCAGCATCAGCGCGAAAGGCCAagttgctggctgttgctggggaAGCAGCCACCACTGAGAAGCGCAGGCGGGCCTCTGTGGCCGCGGCCAGCTCGCTGGAGTTCGTTAATGTCAATTACTTCAGCTGCGAGAACAAGGTGTCGCCCATCAAGATAGTCGGGGGCCGCAGCGTGGTGCGGCTTTCGGAGAAGAAAAAGACCACTGCCGCTGAGGCAGAGATTAATGCCAACTATCTGACGGCTTCCCCGCTGACCGAAAAGAACGCCAAGGTGGAGACGCCCAAGTCCCGGGCGTCGGCTGCACGCCGCAACCTGAATCTGAGTCTGGACAGAGGCGCTGACAGCACGGCGGACTCGGACTGCCTGAATTACTCAATAGTGCAGCAGACGCCTGACCCGAGGACACCCTCGAATGACATGAAAATCAAGCTGCGAATCTCGGAGCGAAGAAAGTCTGTGCGCCTAGCATCCATAGATCACGATCCCCTCTCCGTTGACTCTGACGCCAAAGACACTCCAGCTACACAGGGACGCAAGCGACTTGGTGTCAGTAACGGGGACATTTATCACACTCCCACCAAGAAGGCGAGGGATCCGCTGGACACCAATGCCGGCGCTCAACTGACTCCCACGACACGCCGGAAGAGCATCCTCAAGTCAGCCACCAGTCGATTGG CTGAGGGAACACCCAGACGAAGCATCCAACTATCCAACATTGTGGAGCAGCGAGTGTTCAAAGACGACGAAATAATATCCACCCCCaaaagaggcaacaaaaagaagtccACTGAGGACGCGGACGCGGACTATTCGCCTAGGAAGTCAGTGCAGAAAACGCCAACACGACCCCGTCGCATTAGCGCCTCTACCAAGTCAACAGCGACACCCACTCATGGCAccgttgcagcggcagctgcagcttcagctgcaccGATGACACCTTCGCAAAAGCTGAAGAAGATCCGCTCCGGTGAACTGAGTCCCAGCATGCAGCAGCGTTCGGGCAAGCCCGTGGATGACTTGCTCAAGtccaagctgcagctggcacgCGAGCAGCTGCACGTCTCCGTTGTGCCCAAGAGCCTGCCGTGTCGCGAAAAGGAGTTCGAAAATATCTACAGCTTCCTGGAGGGCAAGATTCAGGACCAGTGCGGTGGCTGCATGTATGTATCTGGGGTCCCCGGCACTGGCAAGACTGCCACCGTCACAGGCGTCATTCGCACTCTGCAGCGACTGGTGGCCCAGGACAAGCTGCCCGGCTTTGACTTTCTTGAGATAAACGGAATGCGCCTAACCGAGCCCCGGCAGGCCTATGTCCAGATATACAAGCAGCTAACGGGCAAGACTGTGTCCTGGGAGCACGCCCACGCGCTGCTGGAGAAGCGATTTACCACGCCGGCTCCGAGGCGCGTGACCACAGTTTTGCTGGTCGATGAGCTGGACATTCTGTGCAACAGGCGCCAAGATGTCGTCTACAATCTGCTTGATTGGCCCACCAAGGCGGCTGCCAGACTGGTCGTAGTCACAATAGCCAACACAATGGACCTCCCCGAACGTCTGCTAATGG GCAAAGTAACTTCCCGTCTGGGGCTGACGCGCCTCACCTTCCAGCCATATACGcacaagcagctgcaggaaataGTCACCGCCCGATTGGGCGGCTCGGAGGCGTTCAAGGGTGAGGCTGTCCAGCTGGTGGCACGCAAGGTGGCCGCAGTGTCGGGAGATGCCCGTCGTGCGCTGGACATATGCCGTCGGGCCACGGAAATAGCTGACACCGCACAGGACAAGTGTGTGACAATGCTGCACGTGCAGCAGGCGCTGGGCGAGATGATAGCGAGCGCCAAGGTGCAGGCCATTAAGAACTGCTCGCGCCTGGAGCAGATCTTCCTGCAAGCT
- the LOC117890335 gene encoding cytochrome b5 yields MSGDGKKTFTRAEVAKHNTNKDTWLLIHNSVYDVTAFLNEHPGGEEVLIEQAGKDATENFEDVGHSNDAREMMTKYKIGELVESERTSVAQKSEPTWSTDTQNEESSVKSWLLPLVLCLVATLFYKYFFGSAKQQ; encoded by the exons ATGTCGGGCGATGGAAAGAAAACTTTTACGCGGGCCGAGGTCGCCaagcacaacacaaacaagGATACCTGGCTGCTCATCCACAACAGTGTCTACGATGTCACCGCGTTTTTGAATGAG CATCCCGGAGGCGAGGAAGTGCTCATCGAGCAAGCCGGCAAGGATGCCACAGAGAATTTCGAGGATGTGGGACACAGCAACGATGCCCGTGAAATGATGACAAAGTACAAAATCGGAGAGCTGGTGGAGAGCGAACGCACCAGCGTGGCACAGAAGTCGGAGCCCACCTGGAGCACGGACACGCAGAACGAGGAGAGTTCGGTGaagtcctggctgctgcccctggTCCTCTGTCTGGTGGCCACCCTCTTCTACAAGTACTTCTTCGGCAGTGCCAAGCAGCAGTAG